Proteins found in one Bacillus subtilis subsp. subtilis str. 168 genomic segment:
- the ssuC gene encoding aliphatic sulfonate ABC transporter (permease) (Evidence 1a: Function from experimental evidences in the studied strain; PubMedId: 11390694, 15849754, 16513748, 16850406, 16885442, 9782504; Product type t : transporter) yields the protein MMKAEAAGSLPKTNAEAVRKKPGRKRYGWMKGLLLPAVIIAIWQVIGGLGVVSATVLPTPVTIVLTFKELILSGELFGHLQISIYRAALGFLLGAGLGLMIGILAGFSKRTELYLDPSLQMLRTVPHLAVTPLFILWFGFDEVSKILLIALGAFFPVYINTFNGIRGVDAKLFEVARVLEFKWHQQISKVILPAALPNILLGIRLSLGIAWLGLVVAELMGSSSGVGYMIMDARQFSQTNKVFAGIIIFAVVGKLTDSFVRLLERKLLKWRNSYEG from the coding sequence ATGATGAAAGCAGAGGCTGCGGGCTCGCTGCCCAAAACGAATGCGGAAGCGGTGCGAAAAAAGCCCGGAAGGAAGAGATACGGCTGGATGAAGGGGCTTTTACTGCCCGCTGTCATCATTGCCATCTGGCAGGTCATCGGCGGGCTGGGGGTTGTGTCCGCTACAGTGCTGCCTACACCTGTTACGATTGTTCTGACCTTTAAGGAGCTTATTTTGTCCGGCGAACTGTTCGGCCATCTGCAAATCAGCATTTATCGGGCGGCACTTGGTTTTTTGCTTGGCGCGGGGCTTGGATTGATGATCGGGATTTTGGCCGGATTTTCCAAACGGACGGAGCTGTATCTTGATCCGTCGTTGCAAATGCTTAGAACCGTACCTCATCTGGCCGTCACGCCGCTGTTTATTTTATGGTTCGGATTTGACGAAGTATCTAAAATTTTGCTGATTGCGCTCGGTGCCTTCTTTCCTGTCTATATCAATACGTTTAACGGCATCCGCGGGGTTGACGCGAAGCTGTTTGAAGTCGCCCGGGTGCTTGAATTTAAATGGCATCAGCAGATATCCAAAGTGATATTGCCGGCAGCCCTGCCCAATATATTGCTAGGCATTCGCTTATCGCTCGGCATTGCATGGCTCGGGCTCGTTGTGGCAGAGCTGATGGGCTCAAGCTCGGGAGTCGGCTATATGATCATGGATGCGAGACAGTTTTCACAAACGAATAAAGTCTTTGCAGGGATTATCATTTTTGCAGTGGTTGGAAAGCTGACGGATTCCTTCGTCAGGCTGCTTGAACGAAAGCTGTTAAAGTGGAGAAACAGCTACGAAGGATAA
- the thiC gene encoding phosphomethylpyrimidine synthase (Evidence 1a: Function from experimental evidences in the studied strain; PubMedId: 8432721, 9370266, 10382260, 16291685, 26443755; Product type e: enzyme): MQNNSVQQANISIMSSFSGSKKVYVEGSSSDIQVPMREIALSPTTGSFGEEENAPVRVYDTSGPYTDPEVTINIQEGLKPLRQKWITERGDVEEYEGRAIKPEDNGYKKAKPNVSYPGLKRKPLRAKAGQNVTQMHYAKKGIITPEMEFIAIREHVSPEFVRDEVASGRAIIPSNINHPESEPMIIGRNFHVKINANIGNSAVTSSIEEEVEKMTWAIRWGADTMMDLSTGKDIHTTREWIIRNCPVPVGTVPIYQALEKVNGVAEDLTWEIYRDTLIEQAEQGVDYFTIHAGVLLRYVPLTAKRTTGIVSRGGAIMAQWCLAHHQESFLYTHFEEICEIMKMYDIAFSLGDGLRPGSIADANDEAQFAELETLGELTQIAWKHDVQVMIEGPGHVPMHKIKENVDKQMDICKEAPFYTLGPLTTDIAPGYDHITSAIGAAMIGWYGTAMLCYVTPKEHLGLPNRDDVREGVITYKIAAHAADLAKGHPGAQIRDDALSKARFEFRWRDQFNLSLDPERALEYHDETLPAEGAKTAHFCSMCGPKFCSMRISQDIRDYAKKNDLSEAEAINKGLKEKAKEFVDTGSNLYQ, from the coding sequence GTGCAGCAAGCCAACATTTCCATTATGTCAAGTTTTTCAGGCAGCAAGAAGGTATACGTGGAGGGTTCTTCTTCGGACATCCAAGTGCCGATGAGGGAGATTGCATTGAGTCCGACGACGGGATCGTTCGGCGAAGAGGAAAACGCGCCTGTGCGTGTCTATGATACAAGCGGACCGTATACGGACCCTGAAGTAACCATTAATATTCAAGAAGGATTAAAGCCGCTCCGCCAAAAATGGATCACAGAGCGCGGTGACGTGGAAGAGTATGAAGGTCGGGCTATAAAACCAGAAGATAACGGTTATAAAAAAGCAAAACCAAACGTAAGCTATCCAGGATTAAAGCGGAAACCGCTGAGGGCGAAGGCAGGTCAAAATGTCACACAAATGCACTATGCAAAAAAGGGGATCATTACACCTGAGATGGAATTTATCGCCATTCGTGAGCATGTGTCTCCTGAATTCGTCAGAGACGAGGTAGCCAGCGGCCGGGCGATTATTCCTTCAAACATTAATCACCCTGAAAGTGAGCCAATGATTATCGGCCGGAATTTTCATGTGAAGATTAATGCAAATATCGGGAATTCAGCGGTTACGTCATCCATTGAAGAAGAAGTGGAAAAAATGACGTGGGCCATCCGCTGGGGAGCGGATACGATGATGGATCTCTCTACCGGAAAAGATATTCATACGACGCGTGAATGGATTATCCGCAATTGCCCCGTGCCTGTGGGAACTGTTCCGATTTATCAGGCGCTTGAAAAAGTAAACGGCGTAGCTGAGGATTTAACGTGGGAGATTTATCGTGATACGCTAATCGAGCAGGCAGAGCAGGGAGTGGATTATTTTACGATTCACGCGGGTGTTTTGCTTAGGTATGTACCGCTGACTGCCAAACGGACAACTGGTATCGTGTCACGCGGGGGAGCGATTATGGCGCAGTGGTGTCTGGCTCATCATCAAGAAAGCTTTTTATACACACATTTTGAAGAAATATGTGAGATTATGAAAATGTATGATATTGCTTTCTCTCTTGGGGATGGTTTGCGTCCCGGATCAATTGCTGATGCCAATGACGAAGCGCAGTTTGCTGAATTAGAGACGCTTGGAGAGCTGACGCAAATTGCCTGGAAGCATGATGTTCAGGTGATGATTGAGGGTCCTGGACATGTTCCGATGCATAAAATCAAAGAGAACGTCGATAAACAAATGGACATTTGTAAAGAAGCGCCTTTTTACACATTGGGGCCGTTGACAACGGATATTGCTCCGGGATATGACCATATTACTTCAGCGATCGGAGCGGCGATGATCGGTTGGTACGGGACAGCAATGCTTTGTTATGTAACGCCGAAGGAGCATTTGGGGCTGCCAAACCGTGATGATGTTCGTGAAGGAGTCATTACATATAAGATCGCTGCGCACGCTGCGGACCTTGCAAAAGGGCATCCCGGAGCGCAAATCCGGGATGATGCGTTATCGAAAGCCCGTTTTGAATTCCGCTGGCGGGATCAGTTTAATTTATCTCTTGATCCGGAGAGAGCCCTTGAATACCATGATGAAACCCTGCCTGCTGAAGGAGCAAAAACCGCTCACTTTTGTTCCATGTGCGGTCCGAAATTTTGCAGCATGAGAATTTCACAGGATATTCGGGATTATGCGAAGAAAAACGATCTCAGTGAAGCAGAAGCCATAAATAAAGGATTAAAAGAAAAAGCAAAAGAGTTTGTCGATACGGGAAGCAATTTATATCAATAA
- the ygaK gene encoding putative FAD-dependent oxido-reductase (Evidence 3: Putative function from multiple computational evidences; PubMedId: 8972604; Product type e: enzyme) yields MEKTKLTGRIVTRDDPDYNEARTNINLSLERYPDIIVFCQNKQDALNALKWARENRVPFRIRGGRHSYENFSLLNNGLVIDLSEMKKITVNQDKKLAYIEAGAELGEVYRTLWQYGLTLPAGTIANVGLTGLTLGGGIGLLTRAAGLTCDSLVQLEMIVADEKEGADLITVSCSNHPDLFWASQGGGGGNFGIVTSMTFKAVPISQVSIFSITWGWDDFEEVYNTWQNWAPYTDDRLTSSIEFWPKEVNRIEALGQFVGPKTELKKLLKPLLKAGSPTSGMVKTTPFIEAVTFFNSPGGNQPQKMKRSGSFIEKPLSERAISTIKHFLEHAPNQNASVWQQALGGAAGRVAPDQTAFYYRDAIIAQEYLTNWTSPGEKRQNVRWIEGLRTSLSKETMGDYVNWPDIEIRNWPRTYYGENVERLRRVKTTYDPENVFRFEQSIPPLRRSLFF; encoded by the coding sequence GTGGAAAAGACAAAATTGACCGGACGTATCGTGACACGGGATGATCCGGACTATAACGAAGCAAGAACCAATATTAACCTAAGCTTAGAAAGGTATCCTGACATCATTGTGTTTTGCCAAAACAAACAGGATGCACTCAATGCGCTGAAATGGGCGCGTGAAAACCGTGTGCCTTTCCGTATTAGAGGCGGCAGACACAGCTATGAGAACTTTTCCCTTTTAAATAACGGTCTTGTTATTGATTTAAGCGAGATGAAAAAAATAACTGTGAATCAGGATAAAAAGCTGGCCTATATTGAAGCGGGGGCTGAATTGGGAGAAGTCTATCGGACACTCTGGCAATACGGCCTGACGCTTCCCGCAGGCACCATTGCTAATGTAGGGCTCACAGGTTTAACTCTCGGAGGGGGAATTGGACTTTTAACAAGGGCTGCCGGTCTTACTTGCGACAGCCTCGTGCAGCTTGAGATGATCGTAGCAGACGAAAAAGAGGGCGCTGATCTGATTACAGTCAGCTGTTCAAATCATCCAGACTTATTTTGGGCGTCTCAGGGAGGCGGAGGAGGCAATTTCGGCATAGTCACCTCCATGACATTTAAAGCAGTGCCCATCTCTCAAGTGTCGATTTTTTCTATTACATGGGGATGGGATGATTTTGAGGAAGTATATAACACGTGGCAGAACTGGGCCCCGTATACAGATGACCGGCTTACATCATCAATAGAGTTTTGGCCTAAAGAAGTAAACCGCATAGAAGCCCTCGGCCAATTTGTCGGGCCAAAAACAGAGTTAAAAAAACTGTTAAAGCCTTTATTGAAAGCAGGAAGTCCGACAAGCGGAATGGTAAAAACAACGCCATTCATTGAAGCGGTAACCTTTTTTAACAGCCCGGGAGGCAATCAGCCTCAAAAAATGAAACGCTCCGGCTCTTTCATTGAAAAGCCATTATCAGAACGTGCGATCTCAACAATAAAACACTTTTTAGAGCACGCTCCGAATCAAAACGCCAGTGTCTGGCAGCAAGCACTCGGCGGGGCAGCCGGACGGGTCGCTCCCGACCAAACGGCATTTTATTATCGTGACGCAATCATCGCCCAGGAATACTTAACAAACTGGACATCCCCTGGAGAAAAAAGACAAAATGTCCGCTGGATTGAGGGGCTGAGAACGTCCCTTTCGAAAGAAACGATGGGAGACTACGTAAATTGGCCAGATATCGAAATCAGAAACTGGCCAAGAACATATTACGGCGAAAACGTTGAACGACTCCGCCGTGTCAAAACGACATATGATCCAGAAAATGTTTTCCGCTTTGAACAGAGTATTCCTCCGCTTCGACGCTCTCTGTTTTTCTAA
- the ssuD gene encoding FMNH2-dependent aliphatic sulfonate monooxygenase (Evidence 1a: Function from experimental evidences in the studied strain; PubMedId: 9782504, 11390694, 16513748, 16885442; Product type e: enzyme) yields the protein MEILWFIPTHGDARYLGSESDGRTADHLYFKQVAQAADRLGYTGVLLPTGRSCEDPWLTASALAGETKDLKFLVAVRPGLMQPSLAARMTSTLDRISDGRLLINVVAGGDPYELAGDGLFISHDERYEATDEFLTVWRRLLQGETVSYEGKHIKVENSNLLFPPQQEPHPPIYFGGSSQAGIEAAAKHTDVYLTWGEPPEQVKEKIERVKKQAAKEGRSVRFGIRLHVIARETEQEAWEAAERLISHLDDDTIAKAQAALSRYDSSGQQRMAVLHQGDRTKLEISPNLWAGIGLVRGGAGTALVGDPQTIADRIAEYQALGIESFIFSGYPHLEEAYYFAELVFPLLPFENDRTRKLQNKRGEAVGNTYFVKEKNA from the coding sequence ATGGAAATTCTTTGGTTTATACCGACTCATGGAGACGCGAGATATTTAGGATCTGAAAGTGATGGACGGACTGCGGATCATCTTTACTTTAAACAAGTCGCGCAGGCGGCAGACAGGCTGGGATATACAGGAGTTCTTCTGCCAACGGGAAGATCGTGCGAGGACCCGTGGCTTACAGCGTCGGCACTGGCAGGAGAAACAAAGGACTTAAAGTTTTTAGTCGCGGTAAGACCTGGTTTAATGCAGCCTTCTCTGGCAGCCAGAATGACATCCACCCTAGACCGCATTTCAGACGGCCGGCTGCTGATCAACGTTGTGGCAGGGGGCGATCCGTATGAGCTGGCAGGCGATGGCCTGTTTATCAGCCATGATGAGCGCTACGAGGCAACAGACGAATTTTTAACCGTTTGGCGGAGACTTTTGCAGGGAGAAACGGTTTCCTATGAAGGAAAGCATATAAAAGTGGAAAACAGCAATCTGCTTTTCCCGCCGCAGCAAGAGCCGCATCCGCCCATCTATTTCGGTGGTTCGTCACAGGCTGGAATTGAAGCTGCCGCAAAGCATACAGACGTGTACTTGACATGGGGTGAGCCGCCTGAACAAGTAAAAGAAAAGATAGAAAGAGTCAAAAAGCAAGCGGCAAAAGAAGGGAGATCCGTTCGATTTGGCATTAGGCTGCATGTCATTGCCCGTGAAACTGAACAAGAGGCATGGGAAGCGGCAGAGCGCTTGATCAGCCACTTGGATGATGACACCATTGCCAAAGCGCAGGCAGCTTTGAGCCGTTACGACTCTTCAGGCCAGCAGCGGATGGCCGTCCTTCATCAAGGCGATCGGACGAAGCTTGAAATCAGCCCGAATCTGTGGGCGGGGATCGGCCTGGTCAGAGGAGGGGCAGGAACAGCTCTTGTCGGTGATCCGCAGACGATTGCCGACCGGATAGCGGAGTACCAGGCACTCGGCATAGAATCGTTTATATTCTCCGGCTATCCGCATTTAGAAGAAGCGTATTATTTTGCAGAGCTTGTATTTCCGCTTTTGCCGTTTGAAAATGATCGGACGAGAAAGCTTCAGAACAAAAGGGGAGAAGCGGTAGGAAACACTTATTTTGTCAAAGAGAAAAATGCATGA
- the katA gene encoding vegetative catalase 1 (Evidence 1a: Function from experimental evidences in the studied strain; PubMedId: 12029044, 12486061, 16535198, 22194458, 27935957; Product type e: enzyme), whose protein sequence is MSSNKLTTSWGAPVGDNQNSMTAGSRGPTLIQDVHLLEKLAHFNRERVPERVVHAKGAGAHGYFEVTNDVTKYTKAAFLSEVGKRTPLFIRFSTVAGELGSADTVRDPRGFAVKFYTEEGNYDIVGNNTPVFFIRDAIKFPDFIHTQKRDPKTHLKNPTAVWDFWSLSPESLHQVTILMSDRGIPATLRHMHGFGSHTFKWTNAEGEGVWIKYHFKTEQGVKNLDVNTAAKIAGENPDYHTEDLFNAIENGDYPAWKLYVQIMPLEDANTYRFDPFDVTKVWSQKDYPLIEVGRMVLDRNPENYFAEVEQATFSPGTLVPGIDVSPDKMLQGRLFAYHDAHRYRVGANHQALPINRARNKVNNYQRDGQMRFDDNGGGSVYYEPNSFGGPKESPEDKQAAYPVQGIADSVSYDHYDHYTQAGDLYRLMSEDERTRLVENIVNAMKPVEKEEIKLRQIEHFYKADPEYGKRVAEGLGLPIKKDS, encoded by the coding sequence ATGAGTTCAAATAAACTGACAACTAGCTGGGGCGCTCCGGTTGGAGATAATCAAAACTCAATGACTGCCGGTTCTCGCGGACCAACTTTAATTCAAGATGTACATTTACTCGAAAAATTGGCCCATTTCAACCGAGAACGTGTTCCTGAACGTGTTGTTCACGCCAAAGGAGCAGGCGCACACGGATATTTTGAAGTGACAAACGACGTAACAAAATACACGAAAGCCGCTTTCCTTTCTGAAGTCGGCAAACGCACACCGTTGTTCATCCGTTTCTCAACAGTTGCCGGTGAACTTGGCTCTGCTGACACAGTTCGCGACCCGCGCGGATTTGCTGTTAAATTTTATACTGAAGAAGGAAACTACGACATCGTCGGCAACAATACGCCTGTATTCTTTATCCGCGATGCGATTAAGTTCCCTGATTTCATCCATACACAAAAAAGAGATCCAAAAACACACCTGAAAAACCCTACGGCTGTATGGGATTTCTGGTCACTTTCACCAGAGTCACTGCACCAAGTGACAATCCTGATGTCTGACCGCGGAATTCCTGCGACACTTCGCCACATGCACGGCTTCGGAAGCCATACATTCAAATGGACAAATGCCGAAGGCGAAGGCGTATGGATTAAATATCACTTTAAAACAGAACAAGGCGTGAAAAACCTTGATGTCAATACGGCAGCAAAAATTGCCGGTGAAAACCCTGATTACCATACAGAAGACCTTTTCAACGCAATCGAAAACGGTGATTATCCTGCATGGAAACTATATGTGCAAATCATGCCTTTAGAAGATGCAAATACGTACCGTTTCGATCCGTTTGATGTCACAAAAGTTTGGTCTCAAAAAGACTACCCGTTAATCGAGGTCGGACGCATGGTTCTAGACAGAAATCCGGAAAACTACTTTGCAGAGGTAGAACAAGCGACATTTTCACCTGGAACCCTCGTGCCTGGTATTGATGTTTCACCGGATAAAATGCTTCAAGGTCGACTTTTTGCTTATCATGATGCACACCGCTACCGTGTCGGTGCAAACCATCAAGCGCTGCCAATCAACCGCGCACGCAACAAAGTAAACAATTATCAGCGTGATGGGCAAATGCGTTTTGATGATAACGGCGGCGGATCTGTGTATTACGAGCCTAACAGCTTCGGCGGTCCAAAAGAGTCACCTGAGGATAAGCAAGCAGCATATCCGGTACAAGGTATCGCTGACAGCGTAAGCTACGATCACTACGATCACTACACTCAAGCCGGCGATCTGTATCGTTTAATGAGTGAAGATGAACGTACCCGCCTTGTTGAAAATATCGTTAATGCCATGAAGCCGGTAGAAAAAGAAGAAATCAAGCTGCGCCAAATCGAGCACTTCTACAAAGCGGATCCTGAATACGGAAAACGCGTGGCAGAAGGCCTTGGATTGCCGATTAAAAAAGATTCTTAA
- the ssuA gene encoding aliphatic sulfonate ABC transporter (binding lipoprotein) (Evidence 2a: Function from experimental evidences in other organisms; PubMedId: 9782504, 11390694, 16513748, 16885442; Product type f: factor) produces MKKGLIVLVAVIFLLAGCGANGASGDHKQLKEIRIGIQQSLSPLLIAKEKGWFEDAFEKEGIKVKWVEFQSGPPQFEGLAADKLDFSQVGNSPVIAGQAAGIDFKEIGLSQDGLKANGILVNQNSGIQDVKGLKGKKIAVAKGSSGFDFLYKALDQVGLSANDVTIIQLQPDEAASAFENGSVDAWSIWEPYLSLETMKHGAKILVNGESTDLYSPGFTLVRTKFSEEHPDEVVRFLKVFNKAVVWQKEHLDEAADLYSDIKDLDKKVVENVLKNTEPLNEIISDDIVKAQQETADFQFRTKAIDKKIDVKDVVDNTFIKKALEEHSSGGDQ; encoded by the coding sequence ATGAAAAAAGGACTCATTGTATTGGTTGCCGTTATTTTTCTGCTCGCAGGCTGTGGAGCAAATGGAGCCAGCGGTGACCACAAACAATTGAAGGAAATTCGTATTGGTATTCAGCAAAGCTTAAGCCCCCTTTTGATTGCAAAAGAAAAAGGCTGGTTCGAAGATGCATTTGAAAAAGAAGGCATCAAAGTGAAATGGGTGGAGTTTCAAAGCGGTCCGCCCCAATTTGAAGGCCTTGCGGCAGACAAACTTGATTTTTCTCAAGTCGGTAATTCGCCTGTGATCGCTGGACAGGCGGCAGGCATTGACTTTAAAGAAATCGGTTTGTCTCAGGACGGCTTGAAAGCAAACGGCATCCTTGTCAATCAAAACAGCGGCATTCAAGACGTTAAGGGCTTAAAGGGGAAGAAAATTGCAGTCGCCAAAGGCAGCAGCGGGTTTGATTTTTTGTATAAAGCGCTTGATCAAGTGGGGTTGTCAGCTAACGATGTGACAATTATTCAGCTTCAGCCTGATGAAGCAGCTTCCGCATTTGAAAACGGATCTGTTGATGCCTGGTCCATTTGGGAGCCGTACTTGTCCTTAGAAACAATGAAACACGGAGCAAAAATCCTTGTGAACGGAGAAAGCACAGATTTATATTCACCGGGTTTTACTTTAGTAAGAACAAAGTTTTCAGAAGAGCATCCAGACGAAGTGGTCCGTTTTCTGAAGGTGTTTAATAAAGCCGTTGTATGGCAAAAGGAACATCTGGATGAAGCAGCGGACTTATATTCTGACATTAAAGATCTCGATAAAAAGGTCGTCGAAAATGTGCTGAAAAATACTGAGCCACTTAATGAGATCATCAGTGACGACATTGTGAAAGCACAGCAGGAAACAGCAGATTTTCAATTTCGAACAAAGGCGATAGATAAGAAGATTGATGTGAAGGATGTTGTCGATAACACTTTTATCAAAAAAGCATTAGAGGAGCATTCCTCAGGAGGTGATCAATGA
- the rpsNB gene encoding alternative ribosomal protein S14 (Evidence 2a: Function from experimental evidences in other organisms; PubMedId: 12904577, 17163968, 19648245, 20208344, 27561249; Product type f: factor), with product MAKKSKVAKELKRQQLVEQYAGIRRELKEKGDYEALSKLPRDSAPGRLHNRCMVTGRPRAYMRKFKMSRIAFRELAHKGQIPGVKKASW from the coding sequence TTGGCTAAAAAATCAAAAGTGGCAAAAGAGTTAAAACGCCAACAGCTTGTTGAGCAATACGCTGGTATTAGACGCGAGTTGAAGGAAAAAGGAGATTACGAGGCACTCAGCAAGCTGCCAAGAGATTCAGCACCGGGAAGGCTTCACAACCGCTGCATGGTAACGGGGCGCCCGAGAGCATATATGAGGAAGTTTAAAATGTCCAGAATCGCTTTCAGGGAGCTGGCCCATAAAGGCCAGATTCCCGGTGTGAAAAAAGCAAGCTGGTAA
- the ygaN gene encoding putative sulfur-related oxidoreductase (Evidence 3: Putative function from multiple computational evidences; PubMedId: 12193636, 16513748; Product type e: enzyme), producing MLSACGHSKQMEIKAADISDLEKNRMDVAASQAFTAEAVNIGEGISSADMYIEHYQKGKLVERFGPVRADYSEEKTDTIQFVYFENEEGEGKNKHTTIHFGIVDKQGTIAADSSVKRDDSTTQEMTQNISSPEPITFEKPALIGSSIRGTDETMHTSEHKKELIKHQDALLYYVELHH from the coding sequence ATGCTGTCAGCATGCGGACATTCAAAACAGATGGAAATCAAAGCGGCGGACATATCAGATCTTGAAAAAAACAGAATGGATGTCGCAGCTTCACAGGCATTCACTGCCGAAGCCGTCAATATCGGTGAAGGTATTTCTTCAGCTGACATGTACATCGAACATTATCAAAAGGGAAAGCTTGTTGAGAGGTTTGGACCGGTTCGTGCAGATTATTCAGAGGAAAAAACTGATACCATACAATTTGTTTATTTTGAGAATGAAGAGGGGGAAGGAAAGAATAAACATACCACCATTCATTTTGGCATTGTGGATAAACAGGGAACTATAGCGGCTGATTCATCGGTGAAACGCGACGATAGCACAACACAGGAAATGACTCAGAATATTTCATCGCCGGAACCGATTACTTTCGAGAAGCCTGCTTTGATCGGCAGCAGTATTAGAGGGACTGACGAGACAATGCACACCTCTGAACATAAAAAAGAGCTCATTAAGCATCAAGATGCGTTACTGTATTATGTGGAATTGCATCATTAG
- the ssuB gene encoding aliphatic sulfonate ABC transporter (ATP-binding protein) (Evidence 2a: Function from experimental evidences in other organisms; PubMedId: 9782504, 11390694, 16513748, 16885442; Product type t: transporter) yields MAVTISIKEKAFVQEGRKNTVLENIELSIAPGEFLTLIGPSGCGKSTLLKIIAGLDSEYDGSVEINGRSVTAPGIQQGFIFQEHRLFPWLTVEQNIAADLNLKDPKVKQKVDELIEIVRLKGSEKAYPRELSGGMSQRVAIARALLREPEVLLLDEPFGALDAFTRKHLQDVLLDIWRKKKTTMILVTHDIDESVYLGNELAILKAKPGKIHKLMPIHLAYPRNRTTPDFQAIRQRVLSEFEKTEDLEYAEGSGI; encoded by the coding sequence GTGGCTGTGACCATCAGCATCAAAGAAAAGGCATTTGTTCAAGAAGGCCGCAAAAACACGGTCTTAGAAAACATAGAATTATCAATCGCACCAGGCGAATTTCTAACGCTTATCGGACCGAGCGGGTGCGGAAAAAGCACCCTGTTAAAGATTATTGCAGGGCTTGATTCTGAATATGACGGGAGTGTGGAAATTAACGGCCGCAGCGTAACAGCTCCGGGTATTCAGCAAGGATTTATTTTTCAGGAACACCGCCTCTTTCCTTGGCTGACTGTTGAGCAGAATATTGCAGCCGACTTGAATTTGAAGGACCCAAAAGTCAAACAAAAGGTGGATGAACTGATCGAGATTGTCAGATTGAAAGGATCGGAAAAAGCATATCCGCGCGAGCTGTCAGGCGGCATGTCACAAAGAGTAGCCATCGCCCGGGCCCTGCTGCGGGAGCCTGAGGTGCTGCTTTTAGATGAACCGTTTGGTGCACTCGACGCTTTTACAAGAAAACACCTGCAGGACGTGCTGCTGGATATATGGAGGAAGAAAAAAACAACGATGATTCTCGTGACTCATGATATAGATGAATCTGTTTATTTAGGAAATGAGCTTGCGATCCTTAAGGCCAAACCGGGGAAAATCCATAAGCTGATGCCCATTCACCTGGCGTATCCGCGAAACCGGACGACTCCGGATTTCCAAGCGATCAGACAGAGAGTGCTGTCGGAATTCGAGAAAACAGAAGATTTGGAGTACGCAGAAGGATCAGGGATATAG
- the senS gene encoding transcriptional regulator (repressor of ScoC) (Evidence 1a: Function from experimental evidences in the studied strain; PubMedId: 1479343, 2108127, 8323536, 16321961; Product type r: regulator), with product MGVKKEKGRKRFRKRKTYGNQILPLELLIEKNKREIINSAELMEEIYMKIDEKHTQCVTKYKKTR from the coding sequence ATGGGAGTCAAAAAAGAAAAGGGGAGAAAACGATTCAGGAAGCGAAAAACCTACGGGAATCAGATTTTGCCGCTTGAGCTGCTGATTGAAAAAAACAAACGAGAGATTATAAACAGCGCGGAACTCATGGAAGAAATTTATATGAAGATTGATGAGAAGCATACGCAATGTGTAACTAAATATAAAAAAACCCGCTGA